One Alphaproteobacteria bacterium genomic window carries:
- a CDS encoding helix-turn-helix domain-containing protein, whose translation MPSPAQLRAARGLLDWTRADLAKAASISPETIKNIEHGTFRPQESTAEAIVRAFRARDVEFTENEGVQKHKELVKTYIGHEGYKQVLDDIFDAMKTEGGITRHFNFSDNLMENFTSAYSKAHLDRMGTIKNLDAKCLIPYGDTNFAAKYGEYRWLRKDHTHALPYYLFGNHVIFYMKASAEDVMIVSIYSEQLIKSLIQQFDAFWQEAVVPTK comes from the coding sequence ATGCCCTCACCCGCACAACTTCGCGCTGCACGAGGTCTGCTGGACTGGACGAGGGCCGATCTCGCCAAAGCCGCCAGCATATCCCCCGAAACCATCAAGAATATTGAGCACGGCACCTTCCGCCCGCAGGAATCAACCGCCGAAGCAATCGTGCGGGCCTTCAGGGCACGCGATGTGGAGTTTACCGAAAACGAAGGCGTGCAAAAGCACAAAGAGCTGGTCAAAACCTACATCGGGCACGAAGGGTACAAGCAAGTCCTTGATGACATCTTTGACGCCATGAAGACCGAAGGCGGGATTACGCGTCACTTCAACTTCAGCGACAATCTGATGGAGAACTTCACTTCCGCCTATTCGAAAGCCCATCTTGATCGCATGGGAACCATCAAGAATCTCGATGCGAAGTGCCTTATTCCTTATGGCGACACCAACTTCGCCGCAAAATACGGTGAATACCGCTGGCTAAGGAAAGACCACACGCACGCCCTGCCATACTATCTTTTCGGCAATCACGTCATCTTCTACATGAAAGCGTCGGCCGAGGATGTCATGATCGTTTCGATATATTCGGAACAGCTTATCAAATCGCTGATACAACAGTTCGATGCTTTCTGGCAGGAAGCGGTCGTCCCGACCAAATAG